A single Pseudomonas brassicacearum DNA region contains:
- a CDS encoding 3-oxoacyl-ACP reductase, with the protein MSDRYIDFANSPIGRRMVGSLGLPSPVRLERWQAGRLRPIEGALLLGGGPLTEQIGTFAKRLTDTIFIYGGEPTLATEWIPGHGPKIKAVVYDASHLVQADQLKQLREFFQPLMKNLDHSAHVVILGRAPESLAEPFAASAQRALEGFSRSLAKELRHGGTLQLLYVGDGAEAQLEGALRFFLSPKSAFISGQVIRLNACDTQVQDWTRPLTGLKALVTGAARGIGASIAETLARDGADVILLDVPQAKTDLDALASRLSGRSVTLDICAEDAAAQLIEHLPDGVDIVVHNAGITRDKTLANMTPEFWDAVLAVNLNAPQVLTKALLDSGTLRDNGRVVLLASISGIAGNRGQTNYAASKAGLIGLAQAWAPLLQPRGISINAVAPGFIETRMTADIPFALREAGRRMSSLGQGGLPQDVAEAVAWLAQPGTGAVTGQALRVCGQSLLGA; encoded by the coding sequence ATGTCTGACCGTTATATCGACTTTGCCAACTCGCCCATTGGCCGGCGCATGGTCGGGTCCCTCGGCCTGCCATCGCCGGTGCGCCTGGAACGCTGGCAGGCTGGGCGCCTGCGGCCGATCGAAGGCGCATTGCTGCTGGGCGGCGGGCCGTTGACCGAGCAGATCGGCACGTTTGCCAAGCGCCTGACCGACACCATTTTCATCTACGGCGGCGAGCCGACCCTGGCCACCGAGTGGATCCCCGGCCATGGCCCGAAAATCAAGGCAGTGGTGTACGACGCCAGCCACCTGGTGCAGGCCGACCAGCTCAAGCAGTTGCGGGAATTTTTCCAGCCACTGATGAAAAACCTCGACCACAGCGCCCATGTCGTCATCCTCGGTCGCGCGCCGGAAAGTCTGGCCGAGCCGTTCGCCGCCAGTGCCCAGCGGGCATTGGAAGGTTTCAGTCGCTCCCTGGCCAAAGAGTTGCGCCACGGCGGGACGCTGCAATTGCTGTACGTCGGCGACGGCGCCGAAGCCCAGCTGGAAGGTGCGCTGCGGTTTTTCCTGTCGCCCAAGAGCGCCTTCATCTCCGGGCAGGTCATTCGCCTCAACGCCTGTGACACCCAGGTCCAGGACTGGACCCGACCGCTTACGGGGCTCAAGGCGCTGGTCACTGGCGCAGCCCGCGGGATCGGCGCCTCCATCGCCGAAACCCTGGCACGCGATGGCGCCGACGTGATCCTGCTGGACGTCCCACAAGCCAAGACCGACCTCGACGCCCTGGCGTCACGCTTGAGCGGACGCAGCGTGACGCTGGATATCTGCGCCGAAGACGCCGCCGCCCAGTTGATCGAGCACCTGCCCGACGGCGTCGACATCGTGGTCCACAACGCTGGCATCACGCGGGACAAGACCCTCGCCAACATGACCCCGGAATTCTGGGACGCGGTGCTGGCCGTCAACCTCAATGCCCCGCAGGTGCTGACCAAGGCCCTGCTCGACAGCGGCACCCTGCGCGACAATGGCCGAGTGGTTCTGCTGGCGTCCATCAGCGGCATTGCCGGCAACCGTGGGCAAACCAACTATGCAGCGAGCAAGGCCGGGCTGATCGGCCTGGCCCAGGCCTGGGCGCCGCTGCTGCAGCCACGCGGCATCAGCATCAACGCCGTGGCGCCGGGCTTCATTGAAACCCGCATGACCGCCGACATCCCCTTCGCCTTGCGCGAAGCCGGGCGACGCATGAGCTCCCTGGGCCAGGGCGGCCTGCCCCAGGATGTCGCCGAAGCCGTGGCCTGGCTCGCGCAACCGGGCACGGGTGCCGTGACCGGGCAGGCGCTGCGGGTTTGCGGGCAAAGCCTTCTGGGAGCGTGA